In Falco biarmicus isolate bFalBia1 chromosome 6, bFalBia1.pri, whole genome shotgun sequence, the following are encoded in one genomic region:
- the ACP1 gene encoding low molecular weight phosphotyrosine protein phosphatase isoform X4: protein MAAGEAKSVLFVCLGNICRSPIAEAVFRKLVTDEKVENKWMTDSAAVSDWNVGRSPDARALSCLRNHGIETAHKARQITKDDFQTFDYILCMDESNLRDLKRKSNQVKDCKAKIELLGTYDPQKQLIIEDPYYGNEKDFETVYEQCVRCCKAFLEKSH from the exons GAAATATTTGTCGCTCTCCAATAGCTGAAGCAGTTTTTAGAAAACTTGTAACTGAtgaaaaagttgaaaataaG TGGATGACAGacagtgctgctgtttcagaCTGGAACGTGGGGCGCTCCCCAGATGCAAGGGCTTTAAGCTGTCTAAGAAATCATGGCATTGAGACAGCACATAAAGCACGGCAG attACTAAAGACGATTTCCAGACCTTTGATTATATACTTTGTATGGATGAGAGCAATCTAAG agatctgaaaaggaaaagcaaccaAGTTAAAGACTGCAAGGCCAAAATTGAATTACTTGGAACTTATGATCCACAGAAACAACTTATCATTGAAGATCCGTACTAT GGGAATGAAAAGGACTTTGAAACTGTTTACGAGCAGTGTGTTAGATGCTGTAAAGCATTTTTGGAGAAGTCTCATTAA
- the ACP1 gene encoding low molecular weight phosphotyrosine protein phosphatase isoform X3 codes for MAAGEAKSVLFVCLGNICRSPIAEAVFRKLVTDEKVENKWRIDSAATSAYEIGSPPDYRGQTCMKKHGITMNHIARQITKDDFQTFDYILCMDESNLRDLKRKSNQVKDCKAKIELLGTYDPQKQLIIEDPYYGNEKDFETVYEQCVRCCKAFLEKSH; via the exons GAAATATTTGTCGCTCTCCAATAGCTGAAGCAGTTTTTAGAAAACTTGTAACTGAtgaaaaagttgaaaataaG tgGAGGATAGACAGTGCAGCGACATCTGCCTATGAAATAGGAAGCCCTCCAGACTATCGAGGACAGACTTGCATGAAGAAGCATGGCATTACCATGAATCATATTGCCAGGCAG attACTAAAGACGATTTCCAGACCTTTGATTATATACTTTGTATGGATGAGAGCAATCTAAG agatctgaaaaggaaaagcaaccaAGTTAAAGACTGCAAGGCCAAAATTGAATTACTTGGAACTTATGATCCACAGAAACAACTTATCATTGAAGATCCGTACTAT GGGAATGAAAAGGACTTTGAAACTGTTTACGAGCAGTGTGTTAGATGCTGTAAAGCATTTTTGGAGAAGTCTCATTAA